In Canis aureus isolate CA01 chromosome 25, VMU_Caureus_v.1.0, whole genome shotgun sequence, the genomic window TTTCAAAGTCAGTACTTGTCCTATCACAATACAGCTTTCTTTCCTTgataaagacttttttaaaaataataaattttggatAGTTTCTTCAAAATATACTTCTTTCTAGAGCccatattcaaattattttctaactaTTTTCTAATTAGTTTCTAACTCTGTTCATTAACAAATCATTTTCCCCCTGTTTTAATATTCGTACCTATCTCCAACCCTATTTGCCTGGGGATATGTTCAAAAGAAGTCAGTTCTTTCCCCTCCCCTAAGAAAAGTGAGatatgaaataagtcaatcccAATGCTGGAAATTGTGTCAGGACAAATCTGTGTTGTGGTTTTATAAATGTAGTTTAAATCAGAACACCTGGCAATGAACTGAAGGCTTCTGTCATTTAACTCAACCTTATCTGTTTCAATCATAAGATATAACTTGTAAATTGCTTGTAGACACCTGTTAGAAGTTATTTAACTTAGATTTTTGAGAGATAAGAATTGCTAGAAATCAAGCATCTGAACAGCTTTACAATGTTCTTTATGTCATCCTCACCAAAAGATCCTGTTTGAAATGGATACGATAGCTTGAATGGATCTTAATGAAGGattataatggaaaataatggcGTCTTGGAGTCAGACAAATCTGAGTTCAAATCTTAACTGTATTTGCCAGCAttgtaaccttgggcaaattagTAAGCTTCTCCAAGCCTTTGTTTTTATCAtctgttaaataaaattaaccCTATTTACCTTCAGTGGttaatgtgaggattaaatggcaTAATTTATTTGCAtgtagaaaatattcaaaatggcAGTCTTATTCATATGAGGATTGAGCAAAGAATTTGGAtagaatgaaaacatttattaggGTAAGGAGCATCCATACATTCGTTTTGTTACTGTAGTTCTCAATTGTCAGTTGTAGTCGTCCTTCTCAATCATGCAGGTAAGTCCTTAGAAAGCTCAACAGTACAATTAGTTGGTGTAAAGGAGCTTAAGACCCTTATGAAAAATCATGCTGGAGGATAGAGGTTGAAAGTAAACCTGTGAAAtactttttatgtgttttatattcTGTGAAGTAAAATAGCATTCCTCACACTAAATTAAAACAATACCTGTGATGTGTTACACACATTAAATTAGTAATAATACTGTCTAATTTTTGTTTACTAAAAGACTGTTTATCGTAAAGCATCTGTAAGACATCTTTGTTTACAAGATGTCAACTTTTGTACGCTGATAAAATGCTTACAAACAGATTTTGCCCCCATCTTTGTTCTTCCATCAAGTATGTTCCAGTCTCTCTGGATACCCATCTCTTTTGTTTCATGGATCCCACATCCCCTCTCCCAGGTCTCACCAATCTCCTGGGGGCAGACACAGAGAACATGAGTGCTACAATGTTtaagaaaccaaccaaccaatcaaccaaccaaccaacctttTGTGTGACCCCCTCAACTATGTTGAACATCTGTTCTTGAGTCCTGTTAGGACTCCTATGAGGTAGGAGTATTGGAGTCACGATACCTTTATGCTGAAGTTCCTTCTACAaaggcctccctccctggcccagaGCTTTAAAGCCCATTCACACTCAAACtgccatttttcatttccaagacTTCATGGCAGCAACTTCCATTCATGTTCCACCATCTGCCTAACCTTCTCTTTCCATTATAAATATCCACCTCTTTTTCTAGTTATCTTCAATAAGAGTGATTTGTGAGCTACAAATACATTTAGACTTCTGAGTACTTGTTTAGATTATAATTCTGTTCTAGTATAGTCTGAATGGTAGTAAGCCAAATATTCATGACCTTGATTCTCTTATCTATACCAGCTCCCCTTAATCACAACCATATGTACATAAGTATGTTTAAAAATGTGGATAAATGAAAAAGTGCCAGTTTGCCTGTGGCAAAAGTAATTGACTTGCTCTCCACCACTTAATACCTGGATTGTGCTTGCATAGCCAAGAGTTTTAATTTAAGATAGGATTAGTTCTGAGTGAGGACAGACAGGTGATAAGCAATGATGGGGTGCTGAAGTCTTAGGTGAAAGAGAATTCAGTTGGCATCATAAGTTACCAGTTACAGAGACAGCTAAGAGTGACCTATTAGCATTACCTTTTCCCATGTTCCAAATTGGGTTGTGTTGGTGATGCACAGGGTAGGCAAATAATGTACCAGAATTGCTTATAGGGACCAGTTGTGAGATATGACAGCGGTATTGGCTCTCACCCTCAAATCTGAATGTCTGTGTTGCACTTCTTTGACATTGTCCTGTCAGCTGGTAATGCTTGTGGGAATAACTTGTTGCAAAATCTGATGCTATAAAAGTAAAAGGAGATTTTGTGCCTGAATGACTCTTTGGgcaaatggagaagaaataatTCTTAACATTTCTAATAGGATTCACTGGTGATTTTAGCTGTGCTAAAAGATAAGTGAGCATGATAAGTGGCCAGCGTGGGGAAAGTATGAGATAACTAAGTATGGTTATATAATATAAACGGGCATGTGGTGATGAGATTTATGTCTAGGCATATATTATCAGGCATAAATTCATagtgtttatttaattttccatttaaactACTAATGAAGTACTCTATAACGTAGGATACTAAAATTGTGTCAAATCAGTACAAATTCTGCACTGCATGAAAGAAAATACTGTAATTACTGAACAGTAGAAATATAATTGTTTACAGTCCTTAAGCATCACTGCAATTAAGGCATCACATTTGTTATGCTTTCTTTAGAATCTATGGTTAGtgattttttaatcctttttctaACTCTTCATTTTCTGGGTTTACTACACATTTTTGGGGTAATGCCCTTGATAGTTCAAAAGGTCTGGTATTCAAAAAGCTCTGTAGAGTCATAGTCAATTGGTATATGACTCAGGATTCAAGACTAAACATGAGTACATATGATGTTGGCTTTTATTTTACTTGCTAATCCTTAGTTGGTATAAGTGCAGATCCGATGTGCCATCTAAAAGAGATAGCAAACGAAGGAAGAAGACGCATGGGTAGATAAATATGTCAAGATTGGTATACATAACTATTGGAAGCCTTCAAAGGTTTGGGTCTTTTAAATGCCATTAAAATGCCATtgctgaaaaaaaatgtcattactgGAAATTATTCTATTTGTTACTAAAACCTAGGGAAACTTTAGAGATATATTTTCTTATCAGCTGATAGCCAGCTTCTCTAGTCAATCCCTAGAAACATAGAGGCATATGTGCTCTaaggttatttttttccatcttctgcTAATTAGATTACATCATTGAGCCACTTTTTCCTTAAAATCCACCTAAAAATTGTAATATTTTCATAAGGACTGCGTACTGATCATGAACATCCACTTTGTAAAGCAACTTCCTTCTTCATTCTATACGACAATgattttcagaataaatatatatatagagagaaagtcCTAGGTGCTAGTATTTACTTGTCCTAGAGTCAAAAGTTGAATGTTTTTACTATGCAAATTTGGCAATGGCCAATGTTACCACATATAAACAATAACGTGGTAAGTTTCTTTGGAGAGTATGGTCAATGGGTTACTATTAGTGAGCTTGATCTCTGCATTTTTAGTGTCAGAGATATTTATGATTCTAAGTAACACCATGCATGGCTATTAAAGGTAAAAGAGACAGCAGGGGCATCATTCCAATTACTTAGTAAACAATTGTAGGAAGATGTTTATTAAAGCTGGCTCTCAAGTGACAAATAAATGCATAGTTCTATTATGCATGCTAAATTCAGCATGCTGCAAGCTTAAAAGCAGATAGATCAAAacaagaaagatatttaaaatcataaagacaAAATACAGCTATGTCAGTATGtgacaggaaaataattttgcctTAAAAGTGATCTTCCCTAACCCCCTCAAGAACACGTAGCCACAATTTATggaacaaaattaaaagcatgttgggtgcatttcttttttttttttttttttttttttacctcatctggcatcaagttaaaaaaattaaatgggctGTTGTTAAACTAAGATACAGATGACTCCCTTtattacaaacaaaaaactacatcACATAATGACtgatatataattcatatttattaatgGGTGatgtttaattcttaaaaaaaaaccaaaaaacaaaaaaatgcacacacaaaacAAGCTACTAAGTAGTCTTTCATGCACATCTTTTTCTACCTCACAAGGTTTTGCTGCATGATTTTTAGAGGAGTTCCCTTATTCAGGGTTGGCAtatgtttttcaattttcaatGTCCAGAGCCATATTTACAGAAAGATGTACAAATATTGTAGATAGTAGGCTGTACAACCCTCACATGATTAAAACTTCAATTCCTCGGATTTCTAGCGCTTTGTGtaaatgccaataaatttgagAGTTCACCCAACTGCGCCTCTTAACCTTTGTTCCCATAGGTGAAGGGCAGGATTTTTAATCAAGTAGCAATTTATCTTTAATTAGGAAAACATAATTAGGTATTATCATCTAATTGCAATTACTGGTTGGAGAAAGCCACATTTCACAAGTAGTGACCCATGCTGGATTATCATTCTCCTATTACTGAATTTTGAATCTGTATTTGTATTTGGCAGATAGCCAAAACAAATTCAAAGGTAATCACCATGCCTCTCTGTGCAATCCTGCGGTCAAAGTCACCCACCAACTCCACTGCTGAATAGGAAACCAGAGATACTTCCTAAGCCATATGTTGGCTATATCTGTTTCCTGCTAAGACATCAAGTGTAGATCAAAATAATTGTATACAAAAAACCTCATGTGAAGTAGGTTCGAGGACTGTCCCAACACTTCAGTTCTGGTACAGTTAAAAACAGTTTAATGTCTCAAGGCACCACTATGGTTGAACATCAGATACACGGGTAATCAGCTAATCTTCTACTATGCTGTAAAGTCAGTAAATAGCTTGTGCAATTGTGTAAAGCAATCTCTAGAGGACCATTAGATATACAGTAGGCACGTGTATTAtaatacaaatagaaaacaatgagtCCTAGAAAAAGCATGTTGAGCACCGTTGTGGCATCGTTTGTGTTTCTTTACCTAACACTACGTAAACTTTACATTTACAAAAGGAAAGACtaacttttttaaagttacacTCAAGCTTTTTGTGCTATCTCCAAGTAAGTGAATCTAGTTCCTAGGCGAACTTTTAGAAGTTGTTGGGTCTGGATCAGCTTCTGTCGCGCTGGTAGATTCGTTCAAGTGAGAGCTCAAGTTTTCTGACGTTAGGTGGGAAGACTTGTAGACAATCTCGTTCAAGTCGGACCTGATGCAGACCAAGGGCGGGTCACTCAGTGGGTCTTCCACCGAGGCCTGCGTGTTTTCTCGAGTGATTCCCATGTCCTTGCTGTGTTCTGatggtgattttcttttcatgCGAGTATAAGTTTTGTCTTGATTCTCCATGCCTTGCTCATTTTTCAGAAACCGTCCAAAGAACCAAATGAAGAATCCAAACCACACAAAAGCTATTAAACTTGGAACAAAAGCCAGACACTTGACATCAAGGCTAGCCCCTATGAACCTGCTGTGTAAGAACATATCTCCCTCAACATATGTTTTATTAGTCTGAGGGTTAGTGTGATTGGACCTCCATTCCCAGGAAAGTTTGGTTCTGTTCAAATCCTTTAAACTTTCTGAGTCTTTCACTGTATATATCTTCTGCCCTGGGCCAATGTACTGTCCATACTCATGAGGCTTATAAAATATCTGGTTCTTCCACATATTAAGATCCAAAATCAGGACAAGAAAGATAATTCCATAGTTAAACCATTTAcctgcattaaaaaaagagaaagaaacactgcATTTTAGTCAAATACCTATAAAATTGCAATAAGGTTTTCCccaataaaatggagataatggtgTACAAGGATTAACTGTTAATGTTTTAGGCCTGCTAGCAATTTTTTGAGAGTGCTAGTCTGCCATTAAGTGAATTGGCAGAGGATTCTTAAATGTATtccagacacatgaaaatgtgACTGTTGGTCCCAGAGTCAATAACTTATGCTACTTACACTAACCAGATTAAGCCTCTTTGTTTTACAGGCGCCACAGCTATACTCAAATTTGGTTTCATGTAAGTTATTCTCTAGAACATTTCagttaatgtttaaaaacaaagttgTAATGAAATTCTTAGAAAAGTCTAACATATGATTGAACATCTCTTACAGTTTTGTAATTACGTGTAGgcaagaaataaatcattttgcAATGCAAACACAGCAGTATATCAATTGAATTCACATTGCTGTTTGTAGGTGACCTGTTGATTAAACCATTAGTTGATGTGATTCAGATCAATAATTCTCGAGCAttcaagactttaaaaataattgca contains:
- the TMEM117 gene encoding transmembrane protein 117 isoform X4 — translated: MATCYSHRTNSWEISVPSAFVWSVAPVKNVSRGSWVMDDNVLQHNSVSLHIFSYLQHDSSNGWEHGVTDMMLQDKPYPDWGKSARAFWKKGNVRIILFWTVLFTLTSVVVLVITTDWISWDKLNRGFLPSDEVSRAFLASFILVFDLLIVMQDWEFPHFMGDVDVNLPGLHTPHMQFKIPFFQKIFKEEYRIHITGKWFNYGIIFLVLILDLNMWKNQIFYKPHEYGQYIGPGQKIYTVKDSESLKDLNRTKLSWEWRSNHTNPQTNKTYVEGDMFLHSRFIGASLDVKCLAFVPSLIAFVWFGFFIWFFGRFLKNEQGMENQDKTYTRMKRKSPSEHSKDMGITRENTQASVEDPLSDPPLVCIRSDLNEIVYKSSHLTSENLSSHLNESTSATEADPDPTTSKSSPRN
- the TMEM117 gene encoding transmembrane protein 117 isoform X3, which codes for MSTATVGGGGYYLRLVSHHCYSFRISPTFTLCQWSVAPVKNVSRGSWVMDDNVLQHNSVSLHIFSYLQHDSSNGWEHGVTDMMLQDKPYPDWGKSARAFWKKGNVRIILFWTVLFTLTSVVVLVITTDWISWDKLNRGFLPSDEVSRAFLASFILVFDLLIVMQDWEFPHFMGDVDVNLPGLHTPHMQFKIPFFQKIFKEEYRIHITGKWFNYGIIFLVLILDLNMWKNQIFYKPHEYGQYIGPGQKIYTVKDSESLKDLNRTKLSWEWRSNHTNPQTNKTYVEGDMFLHSRFIGASLDVKCLAFVPSLIAFVWFGFFIWFFGRFLKNEQGMENQDKTYTRMKRKSPSEHSKDMGITRENTQASVEDPLSDPPLVCIRSDLNEIVYKSSHLTSENLSSHLNESTSATEADPDPTTSKSSPRN